GCGTGCCCGTCGACCCGGCGCACGGCGACCGGGTGGTCGGGCACGGCGGCGTCGAGCGTAGCGCGCGTCGGAAACCGCGCCGGCTGCCATCGAGTCTGGTCCCAGCCGCGGCCGGTAATCCACTCGCCAGCCGCGCGGCCCGCGGCCGCCGCCGCGATGCGCTCGGCCGCCTCGACCTCGCTCGCCGCGCCCTTGAGCGCCACCGTGGCGAGCGCGCCGCCGAGCCCGTACAGGTGCGCGTGCGCGTCGATCAGCCCCGGCGTGACCGTCCGGCCGTCGAGATCGATCACGCGCGTGCCCGGGCCGACGTGGCGGCGCACTTCGGCTACCGTTCCGACCGCAACGATTCGGCCGTCGCGCCACGCGATCGCCTCGGCGTGCGGCGCCGCGTCGTCCATCGTCCACACATCGCCGCCGATGAGCGCGACGTCCGCGGCCGCCGCGCACGGCCCGGCGGCCGGCGCGCGCGGTTCACGCGCCCCGCCGCCGCACGCACCGGCGACCACCGCGGCCGCGGCGGCGACGGTCGCCCGCGCGCTACAGCTCCGTGAGCCCCACTGCGAAGTACGTTCGTATCTCACCGCCCGGCAGACCATACCCCACATCGAACCCGAGCAGGGGCACGACCACCGAGCGGAAGTAGACGCGAATGCCGCCGCCGATGCCGTTGCGCCACGGCGCGAAGTGGTCGGCCGGATCCGGCAGATAGCGGCGGAACGTATCCTTTTGGATGTCGCGGTCGAGGAAGTCGGTGTAGGCCGAGTCCCAAAACGCGAGCGCGCGCCACGACAGCGACCAGAACGTCACGAGCGGCACGGAGTATTCAATCGTTCCCTTGACCTTGAAGTCGCCGCGGAACTCGCGGTTGCGAAATCCGCGCAGGTCGACGCCACCGGAGGTGTACTCGTGTTGCATCGGCATGTCCTTGCCGATGCCAAAGCTCGCCTTCACGATCAGATTGTCGTCGTCGAACAGGTGGCCGCGGCTGCCGAAGAAGCCGCTAAACCCGGCGTACCAATAGTCGAAGTCCGACCCCAGCGACGGCTCGGCTCGCTCGTAGCTCAGCCGGTATCGGTTGCCGGTACGAATGCCGTACCAGTTGGCGCGGCGGTCGAGCTGAAGGATGTATTCGGTCGACACGTCGAACCCGGTATCGCCCGGCGTCGGCGCACGCCGCGCGGGTCCATCGTCGCAGCGCATTGCCTCGGCGCTCGTGTCGTCCGGGTGAACCACGTCGGCACACGTGACGCCCGGCTCGAGAGTCGCGTCGTACCACTTGACGTGGGCGCCGCGCAGCCGTGCGTCGAAGGTGAACGCGCGAAACAAACTGAACCCGAGCTTGACGCCCCCGTTGAGGTAGCGCATCCGCGACGTGCGCACCGGGCGAATCGAAGAATCGGTCACCCCGCTCGGGATGCTGTACTCGGTCACGTCTTCCCACCGCAGGAACGTATCGACCTGCCAGCGAAACCTCGTGCCGGCGATCGACGGGTCGACGTAACCGCCGATGAAGAACGAGTCGGCCGTCGCGATCTGGCCGTACAGCAGCAGCTTCTTGTTTTCGCCGAACAGGTTCGCCTCGGCGAACCCGACGCCGCCACCTCGGTTACCGGGCTGGTTGTAGAACGTCGGCGCGACGATCCAGCTGTGCTTGTCCCGCGCGAGGATCGTGATTCGAACGCCGCCGGGGACGGGCTCCGAAAAGACCTCCACGGACTTGAACAGCTCGCTCGACACCAGCCGCACGCGGATCTCGTCGAGCAACTGGTACGAAAACTCGTCGCCGGGTTCGACGTCGGCGATGAGCAGCACGGTCTCGTCGCTCGTCTTGGTGTTTTCTTCGACGACGATCTCTTTGATTTTGTCGGCTGCGGCTGCGCGCGGAGCGAGCGCCAGCACGGCGAGGACGGCGGCGGCGATTCGAGTCATGGCGTAGTGAAGTCCGGCAACAAGTCTTCCACGAGCACGTCGATCGTTTCCAGTGATCCCGCGCGGTCGATCGTCACGGCGATCGGCTCGCCGACGTCCACCGCGGCCACGATCGCGTCGATCTCGGCGGCGTCGGCGTCCGCCAGCGACTCGCCGCCGAGCTCCGTCACCCGGTCTCCGACCTGCAGTCCCTTGGCGGCCGCGTCCGTCGCAGGGTAGACGAGTGCGATCTGCCACTGGCCGGGGCCGCCGGCCAGTTCGAAGCCGGGTCCGATGAACTCGCGCGGGTCGACGTGCGGCGTGTCCGCGTACGCGCCCAGGGCGATGCGGCGCCCCGCACAGTCGATTCCAAACGCGAAATAGCGCAGCAGCGACCCTCCGACGATCGCGTCGACGCGCTCGCCCGCCTCGGCCGACAGCGCGGCGAACGCATCCCACCCCGGGATGACCAGCGCGGGCACGCTGGTGCGAGTTGCAGCGGAAACCTCCACGCGGCCTACCCGGGTAAGGTAGGCCGGCAGCGGCCCTTGCGCCGTGTCCACCGTCACACCGTCGAGCCGAGGTCGCCCGCCGTCGCCGAGCCGCGCGACCAGGTCCTCCGACAACGTGAGCGAACTCGCCCCGGTGTCGACGAGCGCCGCCACCGGCATCCCCTCGATGACGACTCGGGCGATCACGCGCGTCGGTGGGCGATCGACCGTGCCGCACGCCGGGCAACCGATCGCCGAGTAGGTGCCGCCGCCGCGCACCGCGACGTCGACCCAGATCGGCTCCGCCGCCGCGACATCCGCCGGCCACGTCGCAGGTGGCTCGTCCAGCAGCCACGCCCGCCCGCCGCGGTAGTCGAACACGGCGGGCAACGCGCACAGCAGGTCGGCGCCGATCAGCCCGTCGATCGGCGCGCCGCCGAGCGCATCGTACGCGAGCAGCTCGTAGTCGGCGAACCGCAGCCCGAACGCGGCCAGATCCACCCGGTGGACGCCGGGCGCCAGCTGCGGAAACGAGTCGACGTCGGCGACAGAGAACGGCGCCCCCGTATCGACCAGGAACGTCCCCTCGCCGGCGCCCTCGACCGTTGCGCGCACCCGCGGCGTATCGACCACCACGGCGATCGCGGTCTCCTGGCCTGGCTCGCCTTCGACCCGCAGGCCGTCGCCGGCGCACGCGGCCAGTGCGAGCGCCACTGCGATCCATCGGCACCGGCCCGACACGGCGAAATTATGATATGCCCCGGCCATGACCGCAGCCGAAACCGCGACGCGAAACGTCATCGAATCGACGCTGAGCGACAACCCTGCCTATCGCAAGCTCGACGACCGCCTGTACATCGTCAAGCAAGGGTCGACCTTCGTCATGATCAATATCGTCGACATCGGCGGCGGGCGCGCACAGGTGCGCTGCATCGCGCAGCTGGTCAAGGGCGTCGACATGACCGAGAAGCTCGCGCTCGATCTGCTCACCCTCAACACGAAGCTGCGGTTCGGCGCATTCGGCTACGAGCCCAATGGGCGGCTCATCCTGTTCATCCACTCCATTCTCGGCGGCGACACCCTCGACCCCGAGGAGTTGCTCGCCACCGTCGCGGACGTCGCGCTGCTGGCAGACGAGTACGACGACAAGATCATCGAACAGTACGGCGGCCAGCGCATGAAAGACCTGCTCGAAGAAGCTGCGCTGTCGCGCATCGTGTCGCACGCCGACCTCAGCGCATTTCCCAAAGCATGACCCGACGAGACGAAGCCGGTTTCGGTACGCGCGCCGTGCACGCGGGGCAGTCGCCCGATCCGACGACGGGCGCCGTCATGACGCCGGTGTACCTCACGTCCACCTACGCGCAGGAGAGCCCGGGCCGCCACAAAGGGTTCGAGTACTCACGCACGCACAACCCGACGCGGTTCGCGCTCGAGGCCAACATCGCCGCCCTCGAGGGCGGCAAGCACGGCCTCGCGTTCGCATCGGGCCTCGCCGCCACATCGACCGTGCTGCAGCTGCTGTCGGCCGGCGACCACGTGATCGCGACGGACGACATGTACGGCGGCACCTATCGGCTGTTCGACAAGGTCTACCGGCGGTTCGGCCTCGAGTTTACCTACGTCGATCCGCGCGGCGGCGGGCCGGCGGTCCAGGCGGCGCTGCGCCCGAACACACGCCTCGTGTGGATCGAGACGCCGACCAACCCGATGCTCAAGCTGTGCGACATCGCGCAGGTCGCCGAGGTGTGTCGCGCGCGGGACGTGTTGCTCGCCGTCGACAACACGTTCATGACGCCTTACTTTCAGCGGCCGCTCGAACTCGGAGCCGACCTCGTCGCGCACTCGACGACCAAGTACCTCAACGGCCACTCGGACGTGGTCGGCGGCGTGCTCGTGACCGACAGGGACGACCTGCACGAGCGCCTCGCGTTCCTGCAGAACGCGGTCGGCGCCGTGCCGTCGCCGATGGACAGCTTCCTGGTGCTGCGCGGCACCAAGACGCTGCACGTGCGCATGCAGCGCCACGCCGACAACGCGGGCGCATTGGCCGAGTGGCTGTCGCGCCATCCCCAGGTCAAGCGTGTGGTGTACCCCGGCCTGCCGTCGCACCCGCAGCACGAACTCGCGCGCCGGCAGATGCGCGGCTTCGGCGGGATGATCAGCTTCGACCTCGCCGGCGACCTTGCGGCGGCGCGCCGGTTCCTCGAGGCGTGCGAGCTGTTCGCGTGCGCCGAGTCGCTAGGCGGCGTCGAGTCTCTGATCGAGCACCCGGCGATCATGACTCATGCGAGCGTGCCGCCCGAGCGCCGCCGCGAACTGGGCATCGACGACGGGTTCATCCGCCTGTCGGTCGGCATCGAGGACCTGGACGACCTGCGCGCCGACCTCGAGCGCGCGTTCCGCGCCGCAGCCACCTAGCGGGACGCCTTCTTCGCCGCGATCGCGTTCCGCGCCGCAGCCACCTAGCGGGACGCCTTCTTCGCCGCGATCGCGTCCCACGCGCCCGACTCGAGCGCGGCGACCATGCGCTCGCACAGGTCGGGGGGCGGCTCCGGCGGCGGCAGGTTGCGGTAGACGGCCTGGACGTCGCGAAGCGGCGCGTCCTCGCGGTCGGGGCCCGCGCCGTACCGGCCGAACGGCACCGGCTTGGCGCGCAGGTTCACCTCGCCGGACGTGCGGATGAACCCTTTGTGGAGCGCAATCCCGACGCGCGCGGGGCACCGGCACGGATTGAGAGGATCGATGTGCTCGCACCGCGGGGCGAGGTAGTCGGCGATCTTCTTGCGCGCACGCGACAGCCGCACCTTGTAGGCGCTGGAGGACACGCCGAGAATCTTGGCCGCCTCCGCGGCGCCGACACCGAGCACCGCGTCGAGCGCAAATGCCGCCCGCTCGCCGGGAGGTAGGCAGTTCATGACCGCGGTCATGCAGCCCTGCTTGAGCTCCCACAACAAGAAGTCGCGCTGCGGATCGCTGAGCGACCGCACAGCGTCGGTGCGCGTCGCCTCGCTGCGCAAGGTCTCGTCGAGCATGTCGAACGTGACCTCCGGCGATCGCGGCAGGCGCTTTTCGAGCACGTGGCCGGCGATGCGCAGCAGCCACGCCTCGACGCGGTCCTCGTCCGGCAGGTCATCGCGACCGACGTAGGCGCGCAGGAACACCTCCTCGACCGCGCTGGCCGCCCGCGCGGCGTCGAGGGTCATGCGGAAGGCAAAGTTGTACAGGGTGCGGCAGTGCCGGTCGATGAGGGGACGGAACGCCTCGGCAGCCTTGGACACCACGGTCGGGCCATCGTATCACGGCCGGCCGGTTCGCCGGCCGCGTCAGCGCGTGATGTCGGTCGCAGGTTGCGGCGGCTCGGCCGCATCCGGCTGCGGCGCCGCACACGCCGCCTGGCGGAAGTCGGCGTCGTCGCGCGCGGTCCGGCCGTTGGCCGGCGCCTGGAACGTCGCGAGTTCGCGCGTGACGTCGCGCAACAGGTCCGCCTTCTCGCGATAGGGCAAAAACGCGCTCTTGAAGCCGGATACCACGACGTCCTTGATGCGATCGAGATCCCACCCGTAGTGCTGGTGGCACAGCCACAGTTCCTTGGACACGGTCGTGTCGGTGATCAAACGGTTGTCCGTGTTGATCGTCACCCGCAGGCCGTAGTCGACGTAGAAGTCGACCGGGTGCGACTCCCAGCCGCTGCAGGCCTTGGTCTGGATGTTGGACGACACGCACACCTCGAGCGGAATGCGATGGTCGTTGACGTAGTTGAGCAGGTCGCCATTTTCGCGCAGGCGCGTGCCGTGACCGATGCGGTGGGCGCCGCACTGGTGGATCGCCTGGGCGATCGACTCCGGGCCGTACGCCTCGCCGGCGTGCGCGGTGCAGTTGATGTTGTTCATCAAGATGAGTTCGAACGCGGCGCGGTGGTGTTTGGCCGGGTTGTTCATCTCGGCGCCGGCGAGGTCGAAGCCGACG
Above is a window of Deltaproteobacteria bacterium DNA encoding:
- a CDS encoding RNA polymerase sigma factor; amino-acid sequence: MVSKAAEAFRPLIDRHCRTLYNFAFRMTLDAARAASAVEEVFLRAYVGRDDLPDEDRVEAWLLRIAGHVLEKRLPRSPEVTFDMLDETLRSEATRTDAVRSLSDPQRDFLLWELKQGCMTAVMNCLPPGERAAFALDAVLGVGAAEAAKILGVSSSAYKVRLSRARKKIADYLAPRCEHIDPLNPCRCPARVGIALHKGFIRTSGEVNLRAKPVPFGRYGAGPDREDAPLRDVQAVYRNLPPPEPPPDLCERMVAALESGAWDAIAAKKASR
- a CDS encoding PDZ domain-containing protein; amino-acid sequence: MSGRCRWIAVALALAACAGDGLRVEGEPGQETAIAVVVDTPRVRATVEGAGEGTFLVDTGAPFSVADVDSFPQLAPGVHRVDLAAFGLRFADYELLAYDALGGAPIDGLIGADLLCALPAVFDYRGGRAWLLDEPPATWPADVAAAEPIWVDVAVRGGGTYSAIGCPACGTVDRPPTRVIARVVIEGMPVAALVDTGASSLTLSEDLVARLGDGGRPRLDGVTVDTAQGPLPAYLTRVGRVEVSAATRTSVPALVIPGWDAFAALSAEAGERVDAIVGGSLLRYFAFGIDCAGRRIALGAYADTPHVDPREFIGPGFELAGGPGQWQIALVYPATDAAAKGLQVGDRVTELGGESLADADAAEIDAIVAAVDVGEPIAVTIDRAGSLETIDVLVEDLLPDFTTP
- a CDS encoding cystathionine gamma-synthase — its product is MTRRDEAGFGTRAVHAGQSPDPTTGAVMTPVYLTSTYAQESPGRHKGFEYSRTHNPTRFALEANIAALEGGKHGLAFASGLAATSTVLQLLSAGDHVIATDDMYGGTYRLFDKVYRRFGLEFTYVDPRGGGPAVQAALRPNTRLVWIETPTNPMLKLCDIAQVAEVCRARDVLLAVDNTFMTPYFQRPLELGADLVAHSTTKYLNGHSDVVGGVLVTDRDDLHERLAFLQNAVGAVPSPMDSFLVLRGTKTLHVRMQRHADNAGALAEWLSRHPQVKRVVYPGLPSHPQHELARRQMRGFGGMISFDLAGDLAAARRFLEACELFACAESLGGVESLIEHPAIMTHASVPPERRRELGIDDGFIRLSVGIEDLDDLRADLERAFRAAAT
- a CDS encoding FtsQ-type POTRA domain-containing protein, with amino-acid sequence MTRIAAAVLAVLALAPRAAAADKIKEIVVEENTKTSDETVLLIADVEPGDEFSYQLLDEIRVRLVSSELFKSVEVFSEPVPGGVRITILARDKHSWIVAPTFYNQPGNRGGGVGFAEANLFGENKKLLLYGQIATADSFFIGGYVDPSIAGTRFRWQVDTFLRWEDVTEYSIPSGVTDSSIRPVRTSRMRYLNGGVKLGFSLFRAFTFDARLRGAHVKWYDATLEPGVTCADVVHPDDTSAEAMRCDDGPARRAPTPGDTGFDVSTEYILQLDRRANWYGIRTGNRYRLSYERAEPSLGSDFDYWYAGFSGFFGSRGHLFDDDNLIVKASFGIGKDMPMQHEYTSGGVDLRGFRNREFRGDFKVKGTIEYSVPLVTFWSLSWRALAFWDSAYTDFLDRDIQKDTFRRYLPDPADHFAPWRNGIGGGIRVYFRSVVVPLLGFDVGYGLPGGEIRTYFAVGLTEL
- the add gene encoding adenosine deaminase, yielding MTAALTLDLIEKLPKTDLHLHLDGSLRLDTIIDLAKQQGVDLPTFDRGELFNLLYAGERCESLEDYLKAFDITLSVLQTRDALVRAAYELAEDAHRENVRYLEVRYSPLLHRRGGLGLADIVEAVLHGLRMAKREFGIRYGVILCGIRSMSAESSVRMAELCVAYKNRHVVGFDLAGAEMNNPAKHHRAAFELILMNNINCTAHAGEAYGPESIAQAIHQCGAHRIGHGTRLRENGDLLNYVNDHRIPLEVCVSSNIQTKACSGWESHPVDFYVDYGLRVTINTDNRLITDTTVSKELWLCHQHYGWDLDRIKDVVVSGFKSAFLPYREKADLLRDVTRELATFQAPANGRTARDDADFRQAACAAPQPDAAEPPQPATDITR